Proteins from a single region of Candidatus Woesearchaeota archaeon:
- a CDS encoding glycosyltransferase family 2 protein, with the protein MPSISLCMIVKNEEQLLASCLESVKELVQEMIVVDTGSSDKTVEIAASFGAKIFSFHWCDDFAAARNESLKHAAQQWILVLDADEILDEENRDKIKQVLEQASEKKYVGFGIISRHFTNIIDEIGWQKNKYMFTANALPLLTKFKGFYDDKWKTRLFLNNKHIFYQGKIHEDVNPSIELWHSKEPSKLIANTGIVIHHLHAMKNTDVVQEKQRKYFELTKSEINIHPSKKLYVDLAVGYIYFEAQLAKALHALLQALLQDNEYNRLTNQEQGMLTKYIHENDTSNAFSLLLNKLNYNDLDYNVLLNLAKACFSRKLYKETEVILQTLSSQVKVLAQDRYLHELLGVTYAKQEKNREAITVFNGLHQKYLKNSQYIFNLAALYEKIKDYDNAIIMFSKLLELKHPQANEIRQRIEVLKKIR; encoded by the coding sequence ATGCCATCTATATCATTATGTATGATTGTCAAGAATGAGGAGCAACTTCTAGCTTCATGTTTGGAATCAGTTAAAGAGTTAGTCCAAGAAATGATTGTTGTGGATACTGGGTCGTCAGATAAAACTGTTGAGATTGCAGCATCATTTGGTGCAAAGATTTTTTCTTTTCATTGGTGTGATGATTTTGCTGCAGCAAGAAACGAAAGTTTAAAGCATGCTGCACAGCAATGGATTCTTGTTTTAGATGCAGATGAGATACTAGACGAAGAAAACAGAGATAAAATAAAACAAGTACTGGAGCAAGCATCTGAAAAAAAGTATGTGGGGTTTGGAATTATCTCACGTCATTTTACAAATATTATCGATGAAATTGGTTGGCAAAAGAATAAGTATATGTTTACAGCTAATGCACTACCTTTATTAACCAAATTTAAGGGTTTTTATGATGATAAATGGAAAACAAGGCTTTTTCTTAATAATAAGCATATCTTTTATCAAGGAAAAATCCACGAGGATGTAAACCCTTCAATAGAACTGTGGCACAGCAAAGAACCCTCCAAGCTTATAGCAAATACAGGTATTGTTATCCATCATCTCCATGCTATGAAAAATACTGATGTTGTTCAAGAAAAACAAAGAAAATACTTTGAATTAACTAAATCTGAGATCAACATTCATCCTTCAAAGAAGTTGTATGTTGATCTTGCAGTAGGGTATATCTATTTTGAAGCACAGCTTGCAAAAGCGCTTCATGCGCTTTTGCAAGCTCTGCTTCAAGATAATGAATATAATCGATTAACAAATCAGGAACAAGGTATGCTAACGAAATATATTCATGAAAATGATACAAGCAATGCATTTTCTCTTCTTTTAAATAAGTTAAATTATAACGACTTAGATTATAATGTTCTTCTGAATCTTGCAAAAGCATGTTTTTCTAGAAAACTGTATAAAGAAACTGAAGTAATCTTGCAAACGCTTAGTTCTCAAGTAAAAGTTCTTGCTCAAGACAGGTATTTACATGAGCTTTTAGGAGTTACCTATGCCAAACAAGAAAAGAATAGAGAAGCTATTACAGTATTCAATGGACTTCATCAAAAATATCTCAAAAATAGTCAATATATCTTTAACTTGGCCGCATTATATGAAAAAATAAAGGATTATGATAATGCTATAATAATGTTCTCTAAATTATTGGAGTTAAAACATCCTCAAGCAAACGAAATCAGGCAGAGAATAGAAGTACTGAAAAAAATAAGGTAA
- a CDS encoding RNA-binding protein has product MSNNTNSNASNILAKEKDIVVPGEELAKGMDYVPGFGTYRKDETIRAARLGLLCIEGRALKIIPLSGRYVPKKYDVIIGEVIDLTMNGWLVDTNSAYKAMLNVKDATTNFIERGADLSQIYDIGDYMVAKIVNVTSQKLVDLSTKAPGLKKVYGGRVIKVNPYKVPRIIGKQGSMVSMIKQATGCKIIVGQNGVIWLSGDPDKEIIAFDTIKKIEAEAHISGLTESIKAHLEATCGVTCNPESGDNSANEQVHDNSDNSEEGIGR; this is encoded by the coding sequence ATGAGTAATAATACAAATAGTAATGCAAGTAATATCCTAGCTAAGGAAAAAGATATTGTTGTTCCAGGTGAGGAATTGGCTAAGGGTATGGATTATGTTCCTGGTTTTGGGACATACAGGAAAGACGAAACCATAAGAGCTGCAAGATTAGGGCTGTTGTGTATTGAAGGTCGAGCGCTTAAAATAATTCCCCTTTCAGGAAGATATGTGCCTAAGAAATACGATGTTATTATTGGTGAAGTGATAGATTTAACTATGAATGGCTGGCTTGTTGATACTAACTCGGCATATAAGGCTATGTTAAATGTAAAGGATGCTACAACAAATTTTATTGAGCGGGGAGCAGATTTATCGCAAATTTATGATATTGGTGATTATATGGTTGCAAAGATTGTCAATGTAACCTCGCAAAAACTTGTTGATTTGTCAACAAAAGCTCCAGGATTAAAAAAAGTATATGGTGGCAGGGTTATAAAAGTGAATCCTTACAAAGTGCCTCGTATTATTGGTAAACAAGGTTCTATGGTAAGCATGATTAAACAAGCAACAGGATGTAAAATTATTGTTGGTCAAAATGGTGTTATTTGGCTTTCAGGGGATCCAGATAAAGAGATAATTGCTTTTGACACTATTAAAAAAATTGAAGCTGAAGCACATATCTCAGGATTAACTGAAAGTATTAAAGCGCATCTTGAAGCAACATGCGGAGTAACTTGTAATCCTGAATCTGGAGATAACAGTGCAAATGAACAGGTACATGATAATTCAGATAATTCAGAAGAAGGTATAGGTAGGTGA
- a CDS encoding 50S ribosomal protein L37e: MSKGTASHGKKSRGKAHIICRRCSRHSFHVSRKICSSCGYGKSARMRSYTWQKF; the protein is encoded by the coding sequence ATGAGTAAAGGAACAGCATCTCATGGAAAAAAATCCCGTGGAAAGGCTCACATTATTTGTAGAAGATGTTCCCGACATTCATTTCATGTTTCTCGAAAAATATGCAGCTCTTGCGGTTATGGCAAGTCTGCTCGAATGAGATCTTATACTTGGCAGAAATTTTAA
- the fsa gene encoding fructose-6-phosphate aldolase — translation MQIFVDTADVEAIKRLNSYGIIDGVTTNPSLIAKEGRNFKQVVKEIAAIVNGPISAEVVSTDCEGMLAEAKELVKIHKNIVIKIPLIPEGLKAIKILTSKGVKVNATLCFSANQALLAAKVGSTYISPFIGRLDDIGQTGMELIEEIKTIYSNYGFKTKILVASVRNPIHVKESALLGADVVTCPPNVIEQLWKHALTDVGLKNFLADWEKVKDK, via the coding sequence ATGCAAATATTTGTTGATACTGCTGATGTTGAAGCAATAAAAAGATTGAATTCTTATGGTATCATCGATGGCGTTACTACTAACCCTAGTTTAATTGCCAAAGAAGGAAGAAATTTTAAGCAAGTTGTTAAAGAGATTGCTGCCATTGTCAATGGCCCTATCAGCGCAGAAGTTGTCAGCACTGATTGCGAAGGAATGTTAGCTGAAGCAAAAGAATTAGTTAAAATTCATAAAAATATTGTCATTAAAATCCCTTTAATTCCTGAAGGATTAAAGGCAATCAAAATATTAACTTCTAAAGGAGTGAAAGTGAATGCAACCTTATGTTTTAGCGCAAATCAAGCTTTGCTTGCTGCAAAAGTAGGTTCAACGTATATTAGTCCTTTTATCGGAAGATTGGATGATATTGGACAAACAGGAATGGAATTAATTGAAGAAATTAAAACAATTTATTCAAATTATGGGTTTAAAACTAAAATTTTAGTTGCCAGTGTCCGAAATCCCATTCATGTCAAAGAATCTGCATTATTAGGAGCAGATGTTGTCACGTGTCCGCCTAATGTTATTGAACAGTTATGGAAACATGCATTAACTGATGTTGGATTGAAGAATTTCTTAGCTGATTGGGAGAAAGTTAAGGATAAATAA
- a CDS encoding exosome complex exonuclease Rrp41: protein MVYSKRYDGRKIDQIRPIQAKAGVIPNADGSAFFKIGNTAAYAAVYGPRELHPKFLQDPAKGVLRCNYNMMPFSGMGERVKPGPSRRSREISMVTQQALYPVVDLSEFPNAVVDVFIELTETDAGSRCAGICAASMALADAGIPMKDLVAAVSVGRVDDKIVVDLDYQEEAYEDGPVADVPIALIPSTNEISLLQMDGEISKEDLIKGLKLGQKALKDIIQVQKDALKAKYK from the coding sequence ATGGTTTATTCAAAAAGATATGACGGAAGAAAAATTGATCAAATAAGGCCGATTCAGGCTAAAGCAGGAGTAATTCCTAATGCAGACGGTTCAGCATTTTTCAAAATAGGAAATACTGCAGCGTATGCAGCAGTTTACGGACCAAGAGAATTACATCCTAAATTTCTGCAGGATCCAGCAAAAGGTGTTTTGCGGTGTAATTATAATATGATGCCTTTTTCAGGGATGGGTGAACGAGTGAAACCTGGTCCAAGTAGAAGATCGAGAGAAATTTCTATGGTGACACAACAAGCTCTATATCCTGTGGTTGATTTATCAGAATTTCCTAATGCAGTTGTTGATGTTTTTATTGAACTTACTGAGACCGATGCAGGTTCTCGATGCGCAGGAATTTGCGCAGCGTCAATGGCATTGGCAGATGCAGGAATTCCGATGAAAGACTTAGTTGCAGCAGTTTCTGTAGGCAGAGTTGATGATAAAATTGTTGTTGATTTGGATTATCAAGAAGAAGCATATGAAGACGGTCCTGTTGCAGATGTTCCAATAGCATTAATTCCTTCAACAAATGAGATTTCTCTTCTTCAAATGGATGGTGAAATTTCAAAAGAAGATCTCATAAAAGGATTGAAGCTCGGCCAAAAGGCATTGAAAGATATTATCCAAGTGCAGAAAGATGCATTGAAGGCAAAATATAAATAA
- a CDS encoding NDP-sugar synthase has protein sequence MKERITLTLDTGVLTAVDKSVDGYKVKNRSHAVELLLLKALGKNAPKIGLILAGGRGTRLKPITDEIPKPLIPVHGKPVMEHTLDLFKKYGVTNILISIGYKGDQLKQYFGDGKKFGVSINYIEEQTPQGTAGPLRLAKEYLTDTFVMCNADELKNIDLQEMYLFHKENKALGTIALTTVEDPSAYGVAKLQGSKILDFIEKPKKEEAPSTLINSGLYILEPEVLLYVASGNDPTSIEIDVFPKIAQEQKLFGYPFSGQWFDTGTLERYEKALKEWQGLN, from the coding sequence ATGAAAGAACGAATAACTTTAACCCTGGATACTGGTGTTCTTACAGCAGTAGATAAAAGTGTTGATGGTTACAAGGTTAAGAATAGAAGTCATGCTGTTGAATTGCTTCTTTTAAAAGCATTAGGAAAAAATGCTCCTAAAATAGGGTTAATTCTTGCAGGTGGCAGAGGTACACGGTTAAAACCTATAACTGATGAAATTCCTAAACCATTAATTCCCGTGCATGGAAAACCAGTGATGGAGCATACGTTGGATCTTTTTAAAAAATATGGTGTTACTAATATCCTTATTTCTATTGGATACAAGGGTGATCAACTTAAACAATATTTTGGTGATGGGAAAAAGTTTGGAGTGTCAATTAATTACATTGAAGAACAAACCCCCCAAGGCACAGCTGGTCCCTTGCGATTAGCTAAGGAGTATTTAACTGATACTTTTGTCATGTGCAATGCAGATGAATTAAAGAATATTGACCTTCAGGAAATGTATCTTTTTCATAAAGAAAATAAAGCTCTGGGAACTATTGCTTTGACAACTGTTGAAGATCCTTCAGCGTATGGTGTAGCGAAATTACAGGGAAGTAAAATCCTTGATTTTATAGAAAAACCAAAAAAAGAAGAAGCTCCTTCAACCCTGATTAATTCAGGATTATACATCCTTGAACCAGAAGTATTATTGTATGTTGCTTCAGGTAATGATCCTACTTCTATTGAAATAGATGTTTTCCCTAAAATAGCGCAAGAGCAAAAACTCTTTGGCTATCCCTTTTCAGGACAGTGGTTTGATACAGGAACACTTGAGCGTTATGAAAAGGCATTGAAGGAATGGCAGGGTTTAAATTAG
- a CDS encoding exosome complex protein Rrp42, giving the protein MNTSFRQHIISALASGQRLDGRAITNYRQIEVETGISKTAEGSARVKIGNTEVVAGVKLIITTPFPDTPDVGSIMVNAEFLPLSSPKFESGPPGVDSIELARVIDRGIRESKGIDIKELCITKGEKCWTVSIDVCTINADGNLLDAAALASIIAIKDARFPEFDGVEVNYKKKTSKIVPLSKTPIAVTIYKLGKHLLIDPTAAEEEAAEARLTVTTTKDNHLCALQKGGSLPLAVEEITQMIDLAVEKAKELRKFV; this is encoded by the coding sequence ATGAATACAAGTTTTAGGCAGCATATCATTAGCGCATTAGCATCAGGTCAAAGGTTAGATGGGAGAGCAATTACCAATTATCGTCAGATAGAAGTGGAAACAGGAATTTCCAAAACAGCTGAGGGTTCAGCCCGGGTAAAAATAGGAAATACTGAAGTTGTTGCTGGGGTTAAGTTAATTATTACAACGCCTTTTCCCGATACTCCTGATGTAGGAAGTATTATGGTAAATGCAGAATTTCTGCCGTTATCAAGTCCTAAATTTGAATCAGGGCCTCCAGGGGTTGATTCTATTGAATTAGCGCGAGTTATTGATCGAGGGATTCGAGAAAGTAAAGGTATTGACATTAAGGAATTGTGTATTACTAAAGGTGAAAAGTGTTGGACTGTTTCAATTGATGTTTGTACTATTAATGCTGATGGTAATCTATTAGATGCAGCAGCTTTAGCATCAATAATTGCAATTAAAGATGCGCGTTTTCCAGAATTCGATGGCGTCGAAGTAAATTACAAGAAAAAAACGAGCAAAATAGTGCCGTTGTCAAAGACACCGATTGCAGTAACGATTTATAAATTAGGGAAACATCTTCTTATTGATCCTACTGCTGCTGAGGAAGAAGCTGCAGAAGCAAGACTAACCGTTACCACAACTAAAGACAATCATCTTTGTGCTTTACAAAAAGGCGGATCACTGCCGTTAGCTGTTGAAGAGATTACACAAATGATTGATTTAGCAGTAGAGAAAGCAAAAGAATTAAGGAAATTTGTATGA
- a CDS encoding small nuclear ribonucleoprotein (Enables 3` processing of polyadenylated mRNAs and tRNA precursors), with protein sequence MEQSRPLDALNKARNKRVIVELKNNKQYIGSLYAFDIHINIVLNNAEERVDNEVKRKLGTVFIRGDTITIISPSE encoded by the coding sequence ATGGAACAATCACGGCCTTTGGATGCACTTAATAAAGCTCGAAATAAGCGGGTAATTGTAGAATTAAAAAATAATAAGCAATATATTGGAAGTTTATATGCTTTTGATATTCACATTAACATTGTTCTTAATAATGCAGAAGAACGTGTTGATAATGAGGTTAAACGAAAACTAGGCACAGTTTTTATTAGGGGAGATACTATTACGATCATTTCGCCATCAGAATAA
- a CDS encoding HAD family phosphatase gives MKKAVIFDMDGVLVDTENFHCDAWIKTFADHGILLTEEQYHQTFTGTSSPIIVKEIMQKHDKSMPDIEGVVYKKTEYASSLMQGKLVPLPGVRELIMNLYKKKYKLGLASSSGMQVVSTVLSSLDLEGKFMVVHSGEAVKQGKPNPDIYLQTAALLEVLPEYCVVIEDSKAGIIAARSAGMKCIGIMNGKNKREDLQHANIIAEHFDQITEELINEL, from the coding sequence ATGAAAAAAGCAGTTATTTTTGATATGGATGGGGTATTGGTGGATACTGAAAATTTTCACTGCGATGCATGGATTAAAACCTTTGCAGATCATGGAATATTGCTAACCGAAGAGCAATACCATCAAACATTTACCGGAACAAGCAGTCCTATTATTGTAAAAGAAATAATGCAAAAACATGATAAATCAATGCCGGATATTGAAGGTGTTGTCTACAAAAAAACTGAATATGCTTCATCATTAATGCAAGGTAAACTCGTTCCTCTTCCCGGAGTCAGAGAATTAATTATGAATTTATACAAAAAGAAATACAAGTTAGGTTTAGCTTCTTCAAGCGGGATGCAAGTGGTGAGTACGGTGCTTTCTTCATTAGATCTAGAGGGGAAATTTATGGTGGTGCATAGTGGAGAAGCAGTTAAACAGGGAAAACCAAATCCAGATATTTATCTTCAGACTGCTGCATTGCTTGAAGTTCTTCCTGAATATTGTGTGGTTATTGAAGACTCAAAAGCAGGTATTATTGCAGCACGAAGCGCAGGTATGAAATGTATTGGTATAATGAATGGGAAAAATAAACGAGAAGATTTACAGCATGCAAATATTATTGCTGAACACTTTGATCAAATTACTGAAGAACTAATAAATGAATTGTAA
- a CDS encoding GHMP kinase, with product MTMLNIHEKLVQAKEQNKLPQITVFNRIDGPGSSLDLRLFQETFWKFTPLPKDLTEDPSRIWSASLPRTIGMSINIGTDIIATPIDQGKLGVESLDFGFSFTFDKDAIPPKKEYWLLKLMQAFDLDGVKFTIRNKFPELKSAGLGGSAALTTGVCLLANKLKGNIFSMPQIIGMASLVEEDLGVSITGTQEQSCAVYGGIRDYIWFPWGLPLPGQQSLYGTSLQQELLNPSEYQELREHIDVYFTAERHSSDVNSKWVAELKTTNGYLLHKQKCHLAYEFREAIRTKNWKALAQPIEEYRKIRTQLCSYYMSDSHNELKAVIQQHNAVCFPMGGGGGSVLVYAENPQDLKNLRPVLCQKFRYLDFEFIPYGHAFQNAERF from the coding sequence ATGACGATGCTAAATATTCATGAAAAATTAGTGCAGGCAAAAGAGCAAAACAAGCTTCCGCAAATTACCGTGTTTAATCGAATTGATGGTCCTGGATCAAGTCTTGATCTGCGGTTGTTTCAAGAAACATTTTGGAAGTTCACGCCTTTACCTAAAGACCTGACCGAAGACCCGAGTAGGATTTGGTCTGCTTCTTTGCCAAGAACTATAGGTATGTCTATTAATATAGGCACTGATATTATTGCAACTCCTATTGATCAAGGAAAACTTGGTGTGGAATCACTTGATTTTGGTTTTAGTTTCACCTTTGATAAAGATGCTATTCCTCCTAAGAAAGAGTATTGGCTTCTTAAGCTGATGCAGGCATTTGATCTTGACGGAGTAAAGTTTACTATTCGAAATAAATTTCCAGAATTAAAATCTGCAGGTTTAGGTGGGAGTGCAGCGTTAACGACTGGTGTTTGTTTGCTGGCAAATAAATTAAAAGGAAACATTTTTTCTATGCCGCAGATTATTGGTATGGCTTCTCTTGTAGAAGAAGATCTTGGTGTAAGTATTACTGGCACCCAAGAGCAGTCATGTGCAGTATATGGGGGAATCAGAGATTATATTTGGTTTCCTTGGGGGCTTCCTTTGCCTGGCCAGCAAAGTCTCTACGGAACTTCATTGCAGCAGGAATTATTAAATCCTTCAGAATATCAAGAATTACGAGAACATATCGATGTTTATTTTACTGCCGAGCGTCATAGCAGTGATGTAAATTCAAAATGGGTGGCAGAATTAAAAACAACTAACGGGTATCTCTTGCATAAGCAAAAATGCCATCTAGCCTATGAATTTAGAGAAGCAATTAGAACAAAAAATTGGAAAGCTTTAGCTCAGCCAATAGAAGAATATAGAAAAATTCGTACACAGCTTTGCAGCTATTATATGTCGGATTCCCATAATGAATTAAAAGCAGTTATTCAACAGCATAATGCAGTTTGTTTTCCTATGGGCGGCGGTGGCGGCAGTGTTTTAGTATATGCAGAAAATCCTCAGGATTTAAAAAATCTGAGGCCAGTTCTTTGTCAAAAATTTAGATATTTGGATTTCGAATTTATTCCTTATGGTCATGCTTTTCAAAATGCTGAGCGCTTTTGA
- a CDS encoding ribosome assembly factor SBDS gives MVDVDKSVIARYKKQGKNFEVAVDCTAALELREGKDKPMDEVLASDKIFADSKKGLVASEHELKAIFETDDHEQIAKKIIMDGELQLTAEYKAAMREKKRKQIIDFIRRNGIDPKTSLPHPQQRIELAFEEGKIKIDEKKPVQKQIEEIIKKLKTILPISFAKKEVALKFPASYAGKGQSSVRAMAVLKREEWGADGSWFAVVEIPAGLQNELFDKVNSISHGEAEIKILKVSE, from the coding sequence ATGGTTGATGTTGATAAATCAGTAATTGCGCGTTATAAAAAACAGGGGAAAAATTTTGAAGTCGCAGTTGATTGCACTGCTGCCTTAGAATTGCGGGAAGGCAAAGACAAACCAATGGATGAAGTATTGGCAAGCGATAAAATTTTTGCAGATTCAAAAAAAGGATTGGTGGCTTCTGAACATGAGTTAAAAGCAATTTTTGAAACAGATGATCATGAACAAATTGCAAAAAAAATTATTATGGATGGCGAATTGCAGTTAACTGCTGAATACAAGGCAGCAATGCGTGAAAAAAAGCGCAAACAAATTATTGATTTTATCCGAAGAAATGGCATTGACCCAAAAACAAGTTTGCCGCATCCTCAGCAAAGGATAGAATTAGCTTTTGAAGAGGGAAAAATCAAAATTGATGAGAAAAAGCCTGTGCAGAAGCAAATAGAAGAAATTATCAAAAAACTAAAGACAATATTGCCGATTAGTTTCGCGAAAAAAGAAGTTGCTCTTAAATTTCCAGCTTCGTATGCAGGCAAGGGACAAAGTAGTGTAAGGGCAATGGCAGTTTTAAAGCGTGAAGAATGGGGTGCCGATGGATCATGGTTTGCAGTCGTAGAGATTCCAGCAGGTTTACAAAATGAGCTTTTTGATAAAGTTAATTCAATTAGTCATGGTGAAGCAGAGATTAAGATTCTAAAAGTTTCAGAATAA
- the psmA gene encoding archaeal proteasome endopeptidase complex subunit alpha has protein sequence MMQQMNHQMMGYDRAITMFSPDGRLLQVEYAKKTVKQGSTAIGLVCKEGVILVTDKRIVDQFVVPESVEKIFQIDEHIGATAAGIISDARVLVERAQIRAQQYRVTYDAPVDILTIVKDIADLKQMCTQSGGLRPFGVSILLAGVDNGTPKLFETDPTGIFFQYNAVVIGEGETKIQELLHNEYTPNMTLDQGLRFGVKLLADFLGKDLTIDRLDCVYITLTDKLFTRVPSEKLKDILQDARKKTNK, from the coding sequence ATTATGCAACAAATGAATCATCAAATGATGGGATACGATCGAGCAATAACAATGTTCAGTCCCGATGGAAGATTATTGCAAGTAGAATATGCTAAAAAAACAGTAAAACAAGGTTCAACAGCGATAGGCTTAGTATGTAAGGAAGGCGTGATCCTAGTAACAGATAAAAGAATTGTTGATCAATTTGTGGTTCCAGAATCAGTAGAAAAAATATTTCAAATTGATGAACATATTGGAGCTACTGCAGCAGGTATTATTAGTGATGCTCGTGTTTTAGTTGAACGCGCGCAAATTCGCGCGCAGCAGTATCGTGTTACGTACGATGCTCCAGTAGATATTCTTACTATAGTAAAAGATATTGCAGATTTAAAACAAATGTGCACGCAATCAGGTGGTTTAAGACCGTTTGGGGTTTCTATACTTTTGGCAGGTGTTGATAATGGAACACCGAAACTCTTTGAAACAGATCCAACGGGAATTTTCTTCCAATACAACGCAGTTGTTATTGGTGAAGGTGAAACTAAAATTCAGGAATTGTTGCATAACGAATATACACCGAACATGACTTTAGATCAAGGATTGCGATTTGGAGTAAAACTACTCGCAGATTTTCTTGGAAAAGACCTCACTATTGACCGATTAGATTGTGTTTATATTACACTTACTGATAAACTATTTACACGGGTACCTTCTGAGAAATTAAAAGATATCCTGCAAGATGCTAGAAAGAAAACAAATAAATAA